Proteins encoded within one genomic window of Halodesulfurarchaeum formicicum:
- a CDS encoding ZIP family metal transporter, with amino-acid sequence MSLLANLLLVFFAGLVTAIATGVGALPFFLVDDIPRRWNVLLWGLASGIMVAASVFGLLKEGLAAGTVQELLPGVLVGVLLVVVSHRVITHANVDPREYTEADFKKLVLILGILTVHSFPEGVAVGVSFADLNLGTGPMFLGFTVPVLAIFMTVAISIHNVPEGTAISIPLRAMGVSKWRMVWWSIFSSLPQPIGAVLAFAFVRYAREFLPFGFGFAAGAMVYLVVTEFIPEALDQGADLDNRGWPELLAGIVVGVGVMVPLAMI; translated from the coding sequence ATGAGCCTGCTCGCCAACCTGCTCCTGGTCTTCTTCGCGGGGCTCGTGACAGCGATTGCGACCGGTGTCGGGGCCCTCCCCTTCTTCCTGGTCGATGATATCCCCCGCCGGTGGAACGTGCTGCTCTGGGGGCTCGCGTCGGGAATCATGGTCGCGGCCTCGGTTTTCGGGCTCCTCAAAGAGGGACTTGCCGCCGGGACCGTCCAGGAACTCCTCCCCGGGGTGCTGGTGGGGGTCCTGCTCGTGGTCGTGAGCCATCGTGTCATCACCCACGCGAACGTCGACCCGCGGGAGTACACCGAGGCCGACTTCAAGAAACTCGTCCTGATTCTGGGGATCCTCACCGTCCACAGCTTCCCCGAGGGCGTGGCGGTCGGGGTCTCCTTCGCGGATCTGAACCTCGGGACCGGCCCCATGTTCCTCGGGTTCACCGTTCCGGTGCTCGCGATCTTCATGACCGTCGCCATCTCGATTCACAACGTCCCGGAAGGGACCGCGATCTCGATCCCGCTGCGGGCGATGGGCGTCTCCAAGTGGCGGATGGTCTGGTGGTCGATCTTCTCCAGCCTGCCCCAGCCGATCGGCGCGGTGCTGGCCTTTGCCTTTGTCCGGTACGCCCGGGAATTCCTCCCCTTCGGCTTTGGCTTTGCCGCCGGCGCGATGGTGTACCTGGTGGTGACCGAGTTCATTCCCGAAGCCCTCGATCAGGGGGCGGACCTTGACAACCGCGGATGGCCGGAGCTACTCGCGGGAATCGTCGTCGGTGTCGGCGTGATGGTCCCGCTCGCGATGATCTGA